One Mucilaginibacter ginkgonis genomic region harbors:
- a CDS encoding dihydrofolate reductase gives MTLSVVVATAPDNAIGKYNALLWRMPADLKHFKDITSGHAVIMGRKTFDSIGKPLPNRRNIIITRQAMQIPGCEVTHNIDEAIDLCRNEAEVFVIGGAEIYRQSLPMVSRVYLTLVHHSFDADTFFPELDKNDWKEISRVDHPSDEKNPYPYSFITLERA, from the coding sequence ATGACCCTTTCTGTTGTTGTCGCCACTGCTCCGGATAATGCCATAGGCAAGTACAACGCCTTATTATGGCGCATGCCCGCAGACTTAAAGCATTTTAAAGATATTACCAGCGGTCATGCCGTTATTATGGGCCGCAAAACTTTTGACTCTATAGGCAAACCTCTTCCTAACCGCCGGAACATTATTATCACCAGGCAGGCTATGCAAATTCCGGGCTGTGAAGTAACACATAACATTGATGAGGCCATTGATCTATGCAGGAACGAAGCAGAGGTATTCGTAATTGGCGGGGCAGAAATATATCGCCAGTCTTTGCCAATGGTATCTCGTGTTTATCTAACCCTGGTTCATCATTCTTTTGACGCCGATACTTTCTTCCCGGAGTTGGATAAGAATGACTGGAAAGAAATTAGCCGCGTGGACCATCCTTCCGACGAAAAAAATCCTTATCCATACTCCTTTATTACGCTGGAGCGCGCGTAA
- a CDS encoding type II toxin-antitoxin system death-on-curing family toxin, with protein MDVERIHNVLIDAYGGSKGIRDIAGLEAAINRPFATFDQQDLYPSAFEKAAAIFESLIINHPFIDGNKRIAYAMARVILLKDNLTLEATEDEKYNFVIAASTGELRYEDILALLKSNVASIK; from the coding sequence TTGGATGTCGAACGCATTCATAACGTCCTGATTGACGCTTATGGCGGAAGCAAAGGCATACGGGATATTGCCGGGTTGGAAGCTGCTATTAACCGCCCATTTGCAACATTCGATCAACAAGATTTATATCCTTCCGCATTTGAAAAGGCAGCAGCAATTTTTGAAAGTTTGATAATTAATCATCCTTTCATCGACGGCAATAAAAGGATTGCCTACGCTATGGCACGCGTAATTCTTCTAAAAGATAATCTGACATTAGAAGCTACAGAAGATGAAAAGTACAATTTCGTGATTGCTGCCAGTACAGGCGAATTACGCTATGAAGATATTCTTGCTTTGTTAAAATCTAACGTTGCGTCAATAAAATGA
- a CDS encoding thymidylate synthase produces MKQYLDLMRHVLENGAQKHDRTGTGTLSVFGYQMRFSLQDGFPLVTTKKLHLKSIIHELIWFLSGDTNIKYLKDNGVRIWDEWADADGNLGPVYGYQWRSWPTPDGRHIDQISQVVNTIKNNPDSRRIMVSAWNVADIDGMALPPCHSLFQFYVADGKLSCQLYQRSADIFLGVPFNIASYALLTMMMAQVCDLQPGDFIHTFGDAHLYNNHIEQAQLQLSREPRPLPTMKINPEVKNIFDFKFDDFTLENYDPWPHIKGAVAV; encoded by the coding sequence ATGAAACAATACCTCGACCTGATGCGCCACGTTTTAGAAAACGGCGCACAGAAACATGATAGGACCGGCACAGGTACTTTAAGCGTATTTGGCTACCAAATGCGTTTTAGCCTGCAGGATGGGTTTCCTTTAGTGACAACTAAAAAGTTGCACCTTAAATCTATCATCCATGAGTTGATTTGGTTCCTGAGCGGTGACACAAACATTAAATATTTAAAGGATAATGGTGTGCGCATTTGGGACGAGTGGGCCGATGCTGATGGAAACCTTGGCCCTGTTTATGGATACCAGTGGCGCTCATGGCCTACGCCGGATGGCCGCCATATTGATCAGATTAGCCAGGTAGTGAACACGATCAAAAATAACCCCGACTCGCGCCGTATAATGGTATCTGCCTGGAATGTTGCCGACATAGACGGCATGGCTTTGCCGCCCTGCCATAGCTTGTTCCAATTTTACGTAGCAGATGGCAAGCTTTCCTGTCAGCTTTATCAGCGCAGTGCGGATATCTTTCTAGGCGTACCGTTTAATATCGCTTCTTACGCCCTGCTTACCATGATGATGGCACAAGTGTGTGATCTGCAGCCAGGCGATTTCATTCACACTTTTGGCGACGCGCATTTGTATAACAATCACATAGAGCAGGCTCAACTGCAGTTAAGCCGCGAACCGAGGCCATTGCCAACCATGAAAATCAACCCGGAGGTAAAAAATATATTCGATTTTAAGTTCGACGACTTCACCTTAGAAAATTACGACCCGTGGCCGCATATTAAAGGCGCTGTAGCGGTATAA
- the ispE gene encoding 4-(cytidine 5'-diphospho)-2-C-methyl-D-erythritol kinase: MIVFPNAKINIGLNVIAKRADGYHNLETIFYPVKIYDALEAITAPVMHFASSGINIPGGDEKNLCIKAYELVSRDHPLPRVNIHLHKHIPIGAGLGGGSADAAFFLKQLNTLSDLNLSDDDLENYARQLGADCAFFIRNKPVYATQKGDVFKEAELDLTKYYLVVAMPDVHVSTADAYSGVVAQDGTADLRDSIKLPVAEWKHEIKNDFERSVFKKFPVIEDLKNELYKAGALYASMSGSGAAVFGIFEVQPNLSHLEKSCRIFYKV; encoded by the coding sequence ATGATCGTTTTCCCTAATGCCAAGATCAATATCGGCCTAAACGTAATTGCTAAACGCGCCGATGGTTATCATAATTTGGAAACGATTTTTTATCCGGTAAAAATTTACGATGCCTTAGAAGCCATTACAGCCCCTGTAATGCATTTTGCTTCTTCGGGGATAAATATCCCGGGAGGTGACGAAAAAAACCTTTGTATAAAAGCTTATGAGCTCGTTTCTCGCGACCATCCGCTTCCGAGAGTAAATATCCATCTGCATAAGCACATCCCCATAGGCGCCGGCTTAGGCGGCGGGTCTGCAGACGCAGCCTTCTTTTTAAAGCAACTCAATACACTAAGTGATCTTAATTTAAGTGATGATGATTTGGAAAACTATGCACGTCAACTTGGCGCCGACTGCGCATTTTTTATCCGCAACAAACCTGTTTACGCTACGCAAAAAGGAGATGTCTTTAAAGAGGCCGAATTAGATCTCACCAAATACTATCTGGTAGTAGCGATGCCCGATGTTCACGTGTCCACAGCAGATGCTTATAGCGGGGTAGTGGCACAGGACGGAACTGCTGATTTGCGTGACTCGATTAAGTTGCCTGTAGCAGAGTGGAAGCATGAAATCAAAAATGATTTTGAGAGATCCGTATTCAAGAAATTCCCGGTTATCGAAGACTTGAAAAATGAGCTTTACAAAGCAGGGGCTTTGTATGCAAGTATGAGCGGAAGCGGTGCAGCTGTCTTCGGGATATTTGAAGTTCAGCCTAATCTCAGCCACCTTGAAAAATCTTGCCGAATATTTTACAAAGTGTAA
- a CDS encoding LapA family protein produces the protein MRLPTIFILIATILLTIIFMQNTGEVKVTILFGEFYMPKLVIFTGIFVAAFIMGVIMGRPRKSRRVSDFDRHEDTDAPPAGKTMSDEDRDYIS, from the coding sequence ATGCGGCTGCCAACAATTTTTATTTTGATAGCAACTATTTTGCTCACCATCATTTTTATGCAGAACACAGGCGAGGTTAAGGTGACCATTCTATTCGGAGAGTTTTACATGCCCAAGCTTGTGATCTTTACTGGCATCTTTGTCGCCGCGTTTATCATGGGAGTTATAATGGGCAGGCCAAGAAAGTCGCGGCGGGTGTCTGACTTTGACCGGCATGAAGACACGGACGCTCCGCCTGCGGGTAAGACGATGAGCGACGAAGACCGCGATTACATTAGTTAA
- a CDS encoding DMT family transporter, whose product MQQTNHTGEAGINKNLLILHFTVFIWGFTGVLGKLISISAINLVWYRVLIAFATLFLYFNIRKVVFKVDRKTFIKLFLTGALVGGHWILFFGSIKASTLSVALVCLSSITLFTAIFEPLINKKAISKLEIAAGILIIAGIIIIFKFESRYTKGIIMGLFSAIFASLFSIINARQVKKLEAPVIAFYELAGALIWISLFLAATGGFANFAVPGSQDFGYLLLLGTVCTSLAYVAGVSVMREFSAFKVALITNLEPVYGIVMSFLFFGELRLLTLGFWIGAILILSTVFLFPFAQKHISRRRAK is encoded by the coding sequence ATGCAACAAACCAACCATACTGGCGAAGCAGGCATTAATAAAAACCTGCTGATCCTTCATTTTACCGTTTTCATCTGGGGCTTTACCGGTGTACTTGGAAAGCTTATTTCCATATCAGCCATTAACCTTGTCTGGTACCGCGTCCTGATCGCATTTGCCACCCTTTTTCTTTATTTCAACATACGGAAGGTAGTCTTCAAAGTTGACCGGAAAACGTTTATAAAACTGTTTCTAACAGGCGCCCTAGTAGGCGGGCACTGGATATTATTCTTCGGTTCCATAAAGGCTTCCACCCTTTCGGTAGCCTTAGTTTGCCTTTCATCTATCACACTTTTTACCGCGATTTTCGAACCGTTGATCAATAAAAAAGCCATCTCGAAATTGGAAATCGCCGCGGGTATTTTAATTATTGCCGGAATCATTATCATCTTCAAATTTGAATCCCGATACACTAAGGGTATTATTATGGGCCTTTTTAGTGCAATTTTTGCCAGCCTGTTTTCCATTATAAATGCACGGCAGGTTAAGAAATTAGAAGCGCCTGTTATAGCGTTTTACGAATTAGCAGGCGCCCTAATCTGGATCTCACTATTCCTAGCAGCTACCGGAGGCTTTGCAAATTTTGCTGTCCCGGGTAGTCAAGACTTTGGTTACCTGCTACTATTAGGAACGGTGTGCACCTCCCTAGCCTACGTTGCAGGCGTGTCTGTTATGCGCGAGTTCTCTGCTTTTAAGGTGGCATTGATTACCAACCTTGAGCCGGTTTACGGCATCGTTATGTCTTTTCTTTTCTTTGGTGAACTGCGCCTATTGACGCTTGGATTTTGGATTGGGGCAATTCTTATTTTATCGACAGTGTTCTTATTTCCGTTCGCTCAAAAGCACATTAGCCGCCGCCGCGCAAAGTAG
- a CDS encoding LptF/LptG family permease, which produces MKRLFDKYLKIIDWYIIRKYLGTFSFTVALFMVIIVVFDVSEHLDNFLKAHAPISAIIFQYYAGYLPFYTNILLPLINFLAVIFFTAKMANQTEIVPILSGKASFNRFLRPYFFSSSIIFIVFFFANLYLIPYTNKLDVQFENTYFNETDPTKSEVHMQLDKHTFVYLQSFNAESHTGFDFVLEKFDGDQMREKLTSNTITYDSLKHTWSITNFTRRTVNGLHETLYTGPKIDTVLDMRPADFEVHDNIYRAMVMSELNKNIKREEIRGTGALTDMLFEKYRRFVYPLSSYVLMIIGVAISSRKVRGGVGLPLGIGIFLCFTYIVVDRFAFVFSVKGGMPPIVAVFIPNVAFGLLGYYLLRKAPK; this is translated from the coding sequence ATGAAGCGGTTGTTTGATAAATATCTTAAAATAATCGATTGGTATATTATCCGTAAATACTTGGGCACCTTTAGTTTTACGGTGGCTTTATTTATGGTGATCATCGTTGTTTTTGATGTATCAGAACACCTCGACAACTTTTTAAAAGCCCATGCGCCCATCTCGGCCATTATATTTCAATACTACGCCGGTTATCTGCCGTTTTATACCAATATCCTTTTACCGCTAATCAATTTCCTGGCTGTAATATTTTTTACGGCTAAGATGGCCAACCAAACAGAAATTGTGCCTATCCTAAGTGGTAAAGCGAGTTTCAACAGGTTTTTGAGGCCGTATTTCTTTTCATCGTCTATTATTTTTATTGTTTTCTTTTTCGCCAACCTGTACTTAATCCCTTATACCAATAAGCTGGACGTGCAGTTTGAAAACACCTATTTTAACGAAACTGATCCAACAAAAAGTGAGGTACACATGCAACTGGATAAGCACACCTTTGTGTACCTACAGTCTTTTAACGCGGAAAGCCACACAGGTTTCGACTTTGTTTTAGAGAAATTTGACGGCGACCAGATGCGCGAAAAATTGACCTCTAATACTATTACCTACGACTCGCTTAAGCACACCTGGTCCATAACGAATTTTACCCGCAGGACTGTAAACGGGTTACATGAAACGCTTTACACGGGGCCCAAAATTGATACTGTTTTAGATATGCGCCCGGCCGATTTTGAGGTGCACGACAACATCTACCGGGCTATGGTAATGTCTGAGCTGAACAAGAATATTAAACGCGAAGAGATTCGCGGTACAGGTGCGCTTACAGATATGCTTTTTGAGAAATACCGGCGCTTTGTCTACCCGCTTTCGTCTTACGTGTTGATGATCATAGGCGTGGCTATATCCTCCCGTAAAGTGAGGGGTGGTGTGGGCCTTCCGCTGGGCATTGGCATTTTCCTTTGCTTCACTTACATAGTGGTAGACAGGTTTGCCTTCGTGTTCTCAGTTAAGGGTGGAATGCCTCCTATAGTGGCGGTCTTTATACCCAATGTTGCCTTCGGGTTGCTGGGTTATTACCTGCTCCGTAAGGCGCCAAAATAG
- the tgt gene encoding tRNA guanosine(34) transglycosylase Tgt, producing the protein MKFTLTAQDPLSKARAGQLTTDHGTIQTPIFMPVGTAGTVKAVHQHELRDDIKAQIILGNTYHLYLRPGLNVLEKAGGLHRFNGWDGPILTDSGGYQVYSLTDVRKIKEEGVTFRSHIDGSKHLFTPEGAMDIQRTIGGDIIMAFDECTPYPCEYNYARRSIEMTHRWLKRCCDRFDSTEPKYGYSQTLFPIVQGSVYKDLRVKSAEVIASFEREGNAIGGLSVGEPAEEMYAMTELVCDILPQQKPRYLMGVGTPVNILENIALGVDMFDCVMPTRNARNGMLFTKEGIINIRNEKWKDDFSPIEANSDLWADTQHTKAYLRHLMVAGEMLGAQLASLHNLHFYLWLVRQAREKIISGEFYDWKNVMVKKLGQRL; encoded by the coding sequence ATGAAATTTACTTTAACAGCGCAAGACCCACTTTCTAAAGCCCGCGCGGGCCAACTCACTACCGACCACGGCACTATTCAAACGCCAATTTTTATGCCTGTGGGCACCGCGGGAACAGTTAAAGCGGTGCATCAGCATGAGTTGCGGGATGATATTAAGGCGCAGATCATTTTAGGTAACACCTATCATCTATATTTACGCCCCGGTCTTAATGTGCTGGAGAAAGCTGGTGGTTTACATCGTTTTAATGGTTGGGACGGACCTATCCTTACCGATAGCGGCGGTTACCAGGTATACTCATTAACTGATGTACGCAAGATAAAAGAAGAAGGTGTGACCTTTCGCTCTCATATCGACGGGTCGAAACATTTATTTACGCCCGAAGGGGCGATGGATATTCAGCGTACCATAGGCGGTGATATCATCATGGCTTTTGATGAATGCACCCCTTACCCTTGCGAGTACAATTATGCCCGCCGCTCTATCGAAATGACGCATCGCTGGTTAAAGCGCTGCTGCGACAGGTTTGATTCTACTGAGCCCAAGTACGGCTACAGCCAAACCCTGTTTCCAATCGTGCAGGGATCTGTGTACAAAGATTTGAGGGTAAAATCGGCAGAAGTTATTGCGTCATTTGAACGAGAAGGTAATGCTATAGGAGGTCTTTCTGTAGGTGAGCCTGCCGAAGAAATGTATGCCATGACAGAGCTAGTGTGCGACATATTACCGCAGCAAAAGCCACGCTATTTGATGGGCGTAGGTACGCCGGTTAATATTTTAGAGAACATTGCGCTTGGCGTAGATATGTTCGATTGCGTGATGCCTACCCGCAACGCACGTAACGGTATGCTTTTCACTAAAGAAGGGATCATTAATATTCGTAATGAGAAATGGAAAGACGATTTTTCACCAATTGAAGCAAACAGTGACCTATGGGCTGATACGCAACACACCAAGGCATATTTAAGACACCTGATGGTAGCCGGAGAAATGCTGGGCGCACAGTTGGCCAGTTTGCATAACCTGCATTTCTATCTGTGGCTTGTACGACAGGCGCGGGAAAAGATTATTAGCGGCGAGTTTTACGACTGGAAAAATGTGATGGTTAAAAAATTAGGTCAGCGGTTATAA
- a CDS encoding glycosyltransferase: protein MNVLIYYAFAALAGICFLFQVLYLLIRQSSLNKYLSTQEPANVNIPVSVVICARNEAENLQRFLPAFLNQKYPVFEVVLVNDCSVDDSKWILEAMEKEYSNLKIVTVTESRNFVTGKKFAVTMGIKAAKYDCLLFTDADCEPASENWISLMAAEFSNPENDIVLGYSPYHKTGGLLNAMIRFETIKTAINYLSAAVKGDAYMGVGRNMGYRKQLFFDNKGFASHMHIMSGDDDIFVNQNATSTNVAIITDHQSFTLSEPKRTFGQWIRQKRRHMGAGKMYKTRHKRLLTLDAFTGLLFYAALFVCIGNPITLYSALGMLVLRWLLQLIIYIKPFKHFWGKDLLWLMPFYDLFYYLSINVFGLMGAFGRTKKWK from the coding sequence TTGAACGTTTTAATCTACTATGCATTTGCGGCTTTAGCCGGCATTTGTTTCTTATTCCAGGTGTTGTATTTGTTGATCAGGCAAAGCAGCCTCAATAAATACCTTTCGACACAAGAACCGGCAAACGTGAACATCCCTGTTTCTGTAGTGATATGCGCGCGGAATGAGGCAGAAAACCTGCAGCGATTTCTTCCGGCGTTTCTTAATCAAAAATATCCGGTCTTTGAAGTTGTCTTGGTAAACGATTGCTCGGTAGACGATTCCAAATGGATTTTGGAGGCCATGGAAAAGGAATATTCCAACCTTAAGATTGTTACCGTTACAGAGAGCCGCAACTTTGTGACCGGTAAGAAATTCGCCGTAACAATGGGCATCAAAGCCGCTAAATATGATTGCCTTTTGTTTACCGATGCGGACTGCGAACCTGCATCCGAGAATTGGATCAGCCTTATGGCAGCAGAGTTTAGCAACCCGGAGAATGACATTGTATTAGGGTACTCTCCCTATCACAAAACCGGCGGACTGTTAAACGCGATGATCCGCTTTGAAACAATCAAAACGGCTATCAACTACCTTTCTGCCGCTGTGAAAGGTGATGCCTATATGGGCGTTGGCCGTAACATGGGCTATCGCAAACAATTGTTTTTTGACAATAAAGGCTTCGCATCGCACATGCACATCATGTCCGGCGATGACGATATCTTTGTAAATCAGAATGCAACATCAACTAACGTTGCGATAATTACAGATCATCAGTCTTTTACTTTAAGTGAGCCTAAGAGGACCTTTGGTCAGTGGATAAGGCAAAAAAGGCGGCATATGGGTGCCGGCAAAATGTATAAAACGCGTCATAAGCGTTTGCTAACGTTAGATGCATTTACGGGGTTGTTATTTTATGCAGCCTTATTTGTTTGTATAGGTAATCCAATTACTTTGTATAGCGCACTAGGAATGTTGGTATTGAGGTGGCTGCTGCAATTGATCATCTACATCAAACCTTTTAAACATTTTTGGGGTAAAGACCTTTTATGGTTAATGCCTTTTTATGATCTCTTTTATTATTTGAGCATTAACGTTTTTGGCTTGATGGGCGCTTTTGGCAGAACTAAGAAATGGAAGTAA
- a CDS encoding RNA polymerase sigma factor gives MEVNHNFTENARKDFQMVQKALGGDQKAYAALMKRYKDSIYQICIKMVNNKEDAMDLTVDTFAKAFDKLSNFQPQFAFTTWLFRIATNNCIDFLRRKKLETVSLDEMIDVEDNLPMQIKTPDLDPEEVSIKKQQNNNLKVLIDSLPSRHRNLIILRYFDELSYEEIAQQLSLPLGTVKAQLYRAKFLLGKILDNQKNVDDL, from the coding sequence ATGGAAGTAAATCACAACTTTACTGAAAATGCCAGGAAAGATTTCCAAATGGTGCAAAAAGCATTAGGCGGAGATCAGAAAGCGTATGCCGCGCTCATGAAAAGGTATAAGGATTCCATTTACCAGATATGTATTAAAATGGTAAACAACAAGGAAGATGCTATGGATCTTACTGTTGATACCTTTGCGAAAGCCTTTGATAAGTTAAGTAATTTTCAGCCCCAATTTGCCTTTACAACATGGCTGTTTCGTATCGCAACAAATAACTGTATTGATTTTCTTCGGCGTAAAAAACTGGAAACGGTTTCTTTAGATGAGATGATAGATGTGGAAGACAATTTGCCCATGCAGATCAAAACCCCTGACCTTGACCCGGAGGAAGTTTCGATAAAAAAGCAGCAAAACAACAACCTTAAAGTACTGATAGATAGTTTGCCATCGCGACATCGCAATCTTATTATACTGAGGTATTTTGACGAACTTTCATATGAGGAAATAGCCCAGCAATTGAGTTTGCCCTTGGGAACAGTGAAAGCCCAATTATACAGGGCTAAGTTCTTGCTAGGCAAGATATTGGATAATCAAAAGAATGTAGATGACCTCTGA
- the rsmG gene encoding 16S rRNA (guanine(527)-N(7))-methyltransferase RsmG has protein sequence MTSDLVTKYFTDLSEIQIKQIDQLQVLYEHWNSQINVISRKDIAELYERHVLHSLGIAKVASFLPEERVLDVGTGGGFPGIPLAILFPKTNFHLVDSIGKKIKVVNEVASGLGLKNVTSSHTRAEQVGGKFNFVVSRAVTRLADFYPWIKDKFSKRNDNQIANGILYLKGGDLTDEIKESKLKVQSFDLKDYFDEDFFETKKVLYIKA, from the coding sequence ATGACCTCTGATCTTGTAACCAAATACTTTACGGACCTGTCTGAAATCCAAATAAAGCAGATAGATCAATTGCAGGTGCTCTATGAACACTGGAATAGCCAGATCAATGTAATATCGAGAAAAGATATCGCCGAGTTGTATGAACGCCACGTGCTGCATTCATTGGGCATTGCCAAAGTTGCGTCGTTTTTGCCTGAGGAGCGCGTTTTAGATGTCGGCACCGGAGGCGGGTTTCCGGGTATTCCGTTGGCTATCTTGTTCCCGAAGACCAACTTCCATTTGGTTGATTCTATCGGGAAAAAAATTAAGGTTGTAAATGAAGTTGCATCCGGCTTAGGTTTAAAAAACGTGACTTCCAGCCACACACGGGCCGAGCAGGTTGGCGGTAAATTTAATTTCGTAGTGTCAAGAGCGGTAACGCGGTTGGCCGATTTTTATCCGTGGATTAAGGACAAGTTCTCGAAACGCAATGATAACCAGATAGCAAACGGAATTCTGTATCTAAAAGGCGGCGACCTTACTGACGAGATCAAAGAGTCTAAACTTAAAGTGCAAAGTTTTGATTTGAAAGACTACTTTGACGAAGACTTTTTCGAGACAAAAAAAGTTCTCTACATAAAAGCCTGA
- the dprA gene encoding DNA-processing protein DprA, producing MAKSMLAYAGSAEDVFKIPPSKFLRAPGIGQKTIDQLDLNSALKLAEKEVAFVDKHDIDVIFFNDPRYPKRLKLCNDSPILLYAKGKMDLNTQRVISIVGTRKATDYGRLLCQELVTDLKSYGVTILSGLAYGIDVTAHKECIKQDVQTVGVLGHGLDRLYPASHRGTADKMMANGGLLTEYPSNTIADRENFPARNRIVAGMADATVVVEAGIKGGALITAEIANSYNRDVFAFPGRVGDEYSEGCNFLIRHNKAGLLTCAEDLAYILGWQKQDDQVPVKQNQLMLAMDLTTDERFIMEILGQNAGIAIDDLTIKTGMPMSLLAMNILNLEMQGFIRSMPGKTYAIN from the coding sequence ATGGCCAAATCAATGCTGGCTTACGCCGGCAGCGCCGAAGACGTTTTTAAGATTCCACCATCTAAATTTCTACGCGCTCCGGGCATAGGGCAGAAAACGATAGATCAACTCGACCTGAATTCTGCTTTAAAGCTTGCTGAAAAAGAGGTTGCGTTTGTAGATAAGCATGACATTGACGTAATCTTTTTCAACGACCCGAGATATCCTAAACGCTTGAAGCTTTGCAATGACAGCCCGATTTTACTGTATGCAAAAGGTAAGATGGACCTTAATACACAACGTGTGATCAGCATTGTGGGTACGCGTAAAGCAACAGATTATGGCCGGCTATTGTGCCAGGAGTTAGTTACTGATTTGAAAAGTTATGGTGTTACCATCCTTAGCGGTTTGGCCTATGGTATTGACGTTACCGCGCATAAAGAGTGTATCAAGCAAGACGTACAAACTGTTGGCGTGTTGGGGCATGGCTTGGACAGGCTATATCCTGCAAGCCACCGCGGCACCGCAGATAAGATGATGGCGAATGGCGGATTGCTGACCGAATATCCGTCGAACACCATTGCCGACCGCGAAAATTTCCCGGCGCGTAATCGCATCGTAGCGGGTATGGCAGACGCCACAGTAGTGGTCGAGGCCGGTATAAAAGGCGGTGCCTTAATCACAGCTGAGATCGCCAATTCTTACAACCGTGATGTATTTGCCTTTCCCGGGAGGGTAGGTGATGAATACTCTGAAGGTTGTAATTTTTTAATAAGACACAATAAAGCAGGCTTGCTTACCTGCGCCGAAGACCTGGCTTACATTTTAGGCTGGCAAAAGCAAGATGACCAGGTACCGGTAAAGCAAAATCAGTTAATGCTGGCAATGGACCTAACTACTGATGAGCGCTTCATCATGGAAATATTGGGGCAGAACGCAGGTATAGCTATAGATGACCTGACCATCAAAACCGGTATGCCGATGAGCTTGCTGGCTATGAATATTTTGAACCTCGAAATGCAGGGATTTATCCGCTCTATGCCAGGAAAAACTTACGCGATAAATTAG
- a CDS encoding SixA phosphatase family protein, which yields MKQLLLVRHGKAADDSPQGDFGRELKKSGVADVEQVSTQLKAKNLNIETIITSDAARAKATARIIADHLNISNTAEDHRIYEAGDNTLLKIITSIDEQYHSVMLAGHNPGFSSIATYLSGQFINLHTSGAVLLQFDFDSWQEVSASTGRIVWESES from the coding sequence ATGAAACAGTTGCTGCTAGTAAGACATGGAAAGGCAGCGGACGATAGTCCGCAAGGCGATTTTGGCCGCGAATTAAAAAAGTCTGGCGTTGCAGATGTTGAGCAAGTAAGCACGCAACTCAAAGCTAAGAACCTAAACATAGAGACTATTATTACCAGCGATGCTGCGCGTGCAAAAGCAACAGCGCGTATCATTGCCGATCATCTGAATATTTCAAACACTGCGGAAGACCACCGCATTTATGAGGCTGGCGATAACACGCTTCTAAAAATCATAACATCAATTGACGAACAATATCATTCGGTGATGCTTGCCGGACACAATCCTGGCTTTAGTTCGATAGCCACTTACTTAAGTGGCCAGTTTATTAATCTGCATACTTCCGGAGCCGTGCTTCTGCAATTTGATTTCGATAGCTGGCAAGAAGTTTCCGCGAGTACAGGCCGTATCGTTTGGGAAAGCGAAAGCTAA
- a CDS encoding outer membrane beta-barrel protein, producing the protein MKLGGGLAYQQIDNPDVVGVNTVGSFSFGGLATYALPQHLELQGGVTVSRKGAIIVEDAVTTTQRVTSVDLPLTIVRNIDAGRLGYVYIGPGIYYSRHIGGNVYYQTPSSATSDKLEFGPDLDLRRDDFGLDFTTGIRLRNNLLFDVSYQFGLRNIASTRFTDTGTDAIKSRMFTVSLGYFIR; encoded by the coding sequence GTGAAACTTGGCGGTGGTTTGGCTTATCAGCAAATTGACAATCCCGATGTTGTAGGTGTAAATACCGTTGGCTCATTTAGTTTTGGCGGTTTAGCCACTTATGCGTTACCGCAACATCTTGAGTTACAAGGTGGCGTGACGGTATCCCGTAAAGGGGCGATTATTGTGGAAGACGCGGTTACAACAACGCAACGCGTTACGTCGGTGGATCTTCCGTTGACCATTGTGCGAAACATAGATGCAGGTCGTTTAGGGTATGTCTATATTGGCCCCGGAATATACTACTCGAGGCATATTGGCGGAAACGTTTATTATCAAACCCCCAGCAGCGCCACATCAGACAAATTAGAATTTGGCCCGGACCTGGACCTTCGCCGCGACGATTTTGGTTTGGATTTCACCACCGGTATCAGGCTTAGAAACAATCTTCTTTTTGATGTAAGCTACCAATTTGGATTAAGAAATATCGCATCTACCCGTTTTACAGATACCGGTACAGACGCTATTAAAAGCCGCATGTTCACCGTTAGCCTGGGTTATTTTATCAGATAA